One Rhododendron vialii isolate Sample 1 chromosome 2a, ASM3025357v1 genomic region harbors:
- the LOC131317332 gene encoding uncharacterized protein LOC131317332, which yields MDAPIDEEVRQPRFNRLYIFLGAVKTAFCNGCRKIIGMDGCHLKGEYNGQILTAIGVDPNNAMYPMAWVVVEKEDKETWGWFLTLIKMDCNINDSNEHEWTFINDRQKNTFKDYSLEDKFRDCAKASHVPQFQEAMQRVKDEDEKAYEWLVNIPPRYWSRSHFRKTIKCDMVCNNLCEAFNRAILKARDKPIIEMLEWIRCYLSNRMLIRREWIKKFTNPLLPNIYDKIEALSNESSTCYATWFGDLQFQVKVGGRDGKQYTVHLNHRSCTCRRWNLTGLPCPYAMAAIQERNLDTQAFIHGFYSKGSYLKAYEPLINPINGYKM from the exons ATGGATGCACCAATTGATGAAGAAGTTAGGCAACCCAGGTTTAATAGGCTTTACATATTCCTAGGGGCTGTCAAGACTGCTTTTTGTAATGGCTGTAGGAAGATCATTGGTATGGATGGTTGTCATTTGAAGGGAGAGTACAATGGACAGATTCTAACAGCAATTGGAGTTGATCCAAACAATGCCATGTATCCAATGGCATGGGTTGTGGTAGAGAAAGAAGACAAGGAAACATGGGGATGGTTTCTTACACTGATCAAGATGGATTGCAACATTAATGATAGCAATGAACATGAATGGACCTTCATCAATGATAGACAAAAG AACACATTTAAAGATTACTCACTTGAGGACAAATTTCGGGATTGTGCCAAAGCATCACATGTACCACAATTTCAAGAAGCCATGCAAAGGGTTAAGGATGAGGATGAAAAGGCATATGAATGGCTAGTAAACATTCCCCCTAGATATTGGAGTAGGTCACATTTTAGGAAAACAATTAAGTGTGATATGGTGTGCAATAATTTGTGTGAAGCCTTTAACAGAGCAATCCTAAAGGCAAGAGATAAGCCAATCATAGAGATGTTAGAGTGGATTAGATGCTATCTAAGCAATCGTATGCTGATTAGGAGAGAGTGGATCAAAAAATTCACCAATCCACTTCTACCAAATATCTATGACAAGATTGAGGCCTTGAGTAATGAGTCTAGCACATGCTATGCAACATGGTTTGGTGATTTGCAGTTTCAGGTGAAGGTGGGGGGTAGAGATGGTAAACAATATACAGTGCACTTGAACCACAGGTCATGCACTTGTAGGAGATGGAATTTGACTGGCCTTCCATGCCCTTATGCCATGGCAGCAATTCAGGAAAGAAACCTAGATACACAAGCTTTCATCCATGGTTTTTATTCCAAGGGTTCATACTTGAAAGCATATGAACCATTGATCAACCCCATCAATGGGTACAAGATGTGA
- the LOC131315822 gene encoding uncharacterized protein LOC131315822, with protein sequence MDNTQFCYCRKLGKITCSWTDSNLGRRLIGCERYGEKGVCCYFIWVDPPMCERSKVVIPGLLRSLSKHEALMKREKKKTLYLWVALILSWVMWISGLVLFCKFK encoded by the exons atggacaaCACCCAGTTCTGCTACTGCCGAAAGCTTGGGAAGATCACTTGCTCTTGGACTGACTCCAACCTTGGGAGAAGGTTAATTGGATGTGAGAGATATGGG GAAAAAGGTGTTTGTTGCTACTTTATTTGGGTTGATCCCCCAATGTGTGAGAGGTCAAAGGTGGTCATCCCTGGGCTGCTTAGGTCACTGTCAAAGCATGAAGCACTGatgaagagggagaagaagaagacccTCTATCTCTGGGTTGCACTGATCCTGAGCTGGGTTATGTGGATCAGTGGTTTGGTTCTATTTTGCAAGTTCAAGTGA